One window of Prionailurus bengalensis isolate Pbe53 chromosome B1, Fcat_Pben_1.1_paternal_pri, whole genome shotgun sequence genomic DNA carries:
- the LOC122476597 gene encoding 60S ribosomal protein L30-like: MKSGKYVLGYKQTLKMIRHGKAKLVILANNCPALRKSEIEYYAMLAKTGVHHYSGNNIELGTACGKYYRVCTLAIIDPGDSDIILSMPEQTGEK, translated from the coding sequence ATGAAAAGTGGGAAGTACGTGTTGGGGTACAAGCAGACTCTGAAAATGATCAGACATGGCAAAGCGAAACTGGTCATCCTCGCCAACAACTGCCCAGCCTTGAGGAAGTCTGAAATAGAATACTATGCCATGTTGGCCAAAACTGGTGTCCATCACTACAGCGGCAATAATATTGAATTGGGCACAGCGTGTGGGAAATACTACAGAGTGTGCACACTGGCTATTATtgatccaggtgattctgatatcaTTCTAAGCATGCCAGAACAGACTGGTGAAAAGTAA